A window of Trueperaceae bacterium genomic DNA:
TGGTGGTGGATCGGCTTCGGCATCTCCGCCACCGTGCTGGTGATGTACCTCGTGTCGGTGGTCAAGCTGATCACGACCGGCATCGGCATCTTCGGGAACAACATCCCCGTCGCCTGGGGGATGCCCATCATCAACTTCGTCTGGTGGATCGGCATCGGCCACGCCGGGACGCTCATCTCGGCCGCGCTGCTCCTCTTCCGCCAGCCGTGGCGCACGACCGTCAACCGCTTCGCCGAGGCCATGACGATCTTCGCCGTCGTCTGCGCGGGTCTATACCCCATCCTCCACTTGGGAAGGCCCTGGGTCTTCTACTGGCTCGTGCCGTACCCGAACACCATGGGCCTGTGGCCGCAGTTCCGCAGCCCGCTCGACTGGGACCTGTTCGCCATCGGCACCTACTTCACGATCTCGGTCGTCTTCTGGTTCATCGGCCTCATCCCCGACCTGGCCACGCTGCGCGACCGGTCCAAGACGAAGTTCCAGCAGTTCGTCTACGGCATCTTGAGCCTCGGCTGGAACGGCTCGACCAAGGCGTGGCAGCGCTACCAGCGCGCCTACCTCCTCCTGGCGGCTCTGAGCTTCCCCCTCGTGCTGAGCGTGCACTCGACCATCGCCATGGACTTCGCCGTGGCCCAGCTGCCGGGCTGGAACAACACCATCATGCCGCCCTACTTCGTGGCGGGCGCCGTGTTCGCCGGCTTCGCCATGGTGCTCATCCTGGCGGTGCCGCTGCGCAAGGCGCTCAGGCTCGAGCACCTCATCACGCTCCGTCACCTCGACAACGCCGCCAAGCTGATGCTGGCCACCGGCATGATCGTGGTGTACGGCTACTTCATCGAGATTTTCACCGCCTGGTACTCCGGCGTGGAGTTCGAGCGCTACATGATCTGGAACCGCATGTTCGGGGACCACGCCATCTTCTTCTGGGCGCTGATCTTCTGCAACTTCGTGGCCATCCAGCCCATCTGGTTCCGCCAGGTGCGCCAGAGCCCGTGGGCGCTCTTCATCATCGCCATCATCGTCAGCGTGGGCATGTGGCTCGAGCGGTTCGTGATCTTCGTGGTCTCGTTGACCAAGGACTTCCTGCCCTCGTCGTGGGCAGACTACGTGTCGACCGTCTGGGACTGGTCGCTGTTCATCGGTAGCCTCGGCCTCTTCTCCACCCTGTTCTTCCTCTTCATCCGACTGCTGCCGTCCATCGCCACGGCCGAGACGAAGGAGACTGCCTTCCACGATCACCATCACGGCAGCGACGCCTTCGAGCTCGCCCGCATGAAGTACTTCAACGCGGAGGAGCCGGCATGAGCAGCGTCACGCTCGGACGCAACGCGGCGGCACCGGCCCCGGCCCTCTACGGCCTGGTGGCTCAGTTCGACAGCGTGGAGGCGATCAGGGAGGCGGCGACGCGCGTGCGCAACGCCGGCTACACGAAGATCGACGCCTACACGCCGTTCCCCGTCGAGGGGCTCGACCTCGACCTCGGCATGAAGCCCACGCGCCTCGGCTGGGTCGTGCTCATCATGGGCATCCTCGGCGGCCTCGGCGGCTTCTGGATGCAGTGGTGGGCCAACACGAACTACTACGCCATCAACATCGGGGGCAAGCCGTTCAACAGCTGGCCGAACTGGATCGTCATCATGTACGAGTGCACCATCCTGTTCGCGGGCCTGACCGCCGGCATCTTCATGATCGTGCGCAACGGCATGCCGCGGCCCTACCACTCGATCTTCAACACGCCGGGTTTCGAGAACGCCATGCGCGACCGCTTCTTCCTCTGCATCGAGGCGAAGGACCCGAAGTTCGACCTGGCCGCCACCCGCGCCCTCCTCGAGGGGCTCGAGCCGCTCGTCGTGTCGGAGGTGGAGAAGTGAGCCGCCGCAGGCTGCGCCTCCTCGCCGTCGCCGCCATCGGCGCGCTGCTCCTGAGCGCCTGCGGTCGCAACATGTACGACCAGCCGAAGGCCAAGGCGTTCCAGTCGTCGCCCTTCTTCGCCGACGGCTCCGCCATGCGGCCGCTGCCGACCGGGACGGTGTCGCGCGAGTTCGGCGCGCTGGAGCCCACGTACCTGACGGGCCTCGGGCCCAGCGGGTTCGTCAGCGAGCTGCCGGTCGAGCTGACCGCGGACCTGCTCCTCAGGGGCCAGGAGCGGTTCGACATCTACTGCTCGCCCTGCCACAACTACAACGCCGACGGGCGCGGCGCCACCGTCCTGAAGGGTTTCCCGCAACCGTCCGACTTCACCACCACCCAGCGCCTGCTCGACGCGCCGGTGGGGTACTTCTTCAACGCCATGACGAACGGCTTCGGCCGCATGTACAGCTACGCGTCGCGCGTGCCGGTCGAGGACCGCTGGGCCATCGCCGCGTACATCAAGGCGCTGCAGCTCAGCCAGAACGCCGCCATAGCCGACGTGCCGGCCGGCGCGGCGCTGACGAGCTCGACCACGGAGGCCAACCGATGACTCCGCTGAAGCTACCGCCCATCGACACCGCCAAGGCGCAGATGGCCGGGTTGGTCATCGGCGGGGCCGCGCTGGCGGCGGCCGTGATCCTCGGCTTCACGGGCCGCGCCGACGGCTTCTTCCAGTCGTACCTGGTGAGTTACCTGTTCTGGGCCGGCCTGTCGATCGGCTCGCTCGCACTGCTGTTCCTCGTGCACCTGGCGGGCGGCTCGTGGGGCGCCCTCATCGTGCGGCCGCTGGAGGCGGCGGCCAGCGCCGTGCCTCTCTTCGCGCTCCTGTTCGTGCCGATCATCCTCGGCATGGGCCGGCTCTACCCCTGGACGGACGCGGCCTACGTGGCGTCGCAGCCCACGGTGGAGGCCAAGACGCTCTACCTGAACACCGCCTTCTTCATCGTGAGGGCCGTGGTCATCTTCGGGATCTTCACGCTCGGGGCACTGCTCTACCGCAACCTGAGCAAGCGCCAGGACGCCCAGGCCGCCGGTCCCGACGCCGAGCGGACCGGCTACCGCATGAAGAACCTGTCCGGCCTCTGGTTCGTGGTGTACGTCCTCACCATGACCTTCGCGGCGTTCGATTGGGCCATGTCGCTGACCCCCACCTGGTTCTCGGGCATCTACCCGGGCATCATCATGGCGGGTCAGGTCGTGTCGGCGCTCGCCCTGATGATCCTGGTGATGGTGAACCTCTCGACCAAACACCCCACCATCGACAAGCTGTTCACCCCCAAGCGGCAGCAGGACCTCGGCAACCTGCTCATGGCCGTGATCATGTTCTGGGCCTACACGCAGGTGTCGCAGCTGATCATCCAGTGGTCCAACAACGTGGTGGAGACGGCCAGCTGGTACGTCGTGCGCTTCGACCCCACCTGGATCGGGCTCTCCGCCTTCATCCTGTTCTTCGGCTTCTTCGCGCCGTTCATGATCCTCTTCTCCCGCTGGGTGAAGCGCACGCGGCGCGCGCTGTCGATCGTGGCCGTGTGGGCGCTCATCGTCCAGTTCATCAACTACTTCTGGTTCGTTGTCCCCGCCTTCGACCGGCCGGGGTTCCAGTTCACCTTCCTCGACCTGCTCCTCCTGGTGGGCCTGGGAGGCGTGTGGGTGGCGGCGTACGCGCGCGCCCTGGCAGGCCGCAACGTGCTGCCCGCCAACGACCCGCGGCTCGTGAAGGTGGTGGCCGACCAGCATGCCTGAGCAGAACCGCAGGTACCTGATAAGCGAGAAGCAGATCCGCCTGGCCGTGTTCCTCGGCACCGTCGGCATGATCGTGGCGGTCGCGGTGCTCTTCTTCCTCGCCACGTCGAGGCCGAAGGGCTCGTTCCAGGTCCTCGACGGTGCGGCGTTCCAGCAGCAACTGGACGCGGCCGTGGCCAGCATCACCGGCTACGAGGACCTGGGCGGCGGGAAGGCCCGCATCGACATCAACCGCGCCATGGAGCTGGTGGCGCAGCGCGGCGTGGAGGACCCCGGGTTCTTCACGGCGGCGGCCCCCGCGCCCGCGGCGGCGGCGCCCACGGCGGCGGCGCAGGAGGCGCCCGCCGCGTCGGCGCCAACGGGAGCGGCGCCGGCGGGAGCATCGTCAACCGGTGAGGCGGCCGCCGGTGAGGCGGCCGCCGGCACCGGGGCGACGCAGGTGGCGGCCGGTCCGGACGGCGAGGCCCTGTTCGTGAGCACCTGCTCCGCCTGTCACCAGGCGAGCGGCCAGGGCATCCCGTCGGCGTTCCCGCCCTTGGCCGGTCACGCGCCCGACCTCTACAAGGCTGACCGCGACCTGCCGCTCGAGATCGTCGTCTTCGGCATGCAGGGGCAGATCACGGTGGCCGGCACGGCCTACAACGGCGTCATGCCGGACCACCTGCGCCTCGAGGACGCCGCCATCGCCGCCATCCTGGATCACGTGATGACCGCGTGGGGCAACGACGCGAACCTCCCCGCGGACTTCGAGCCGTACACCGCCGACGACGTCGCCGCTGTGCGCGCCAAGATGCTGACGATGGGCGAGGTGCATGACGCACGGGCGGCGGCCGGCCTCGACTGAGTAGCCGGCCGCGCACCAGCGGCACGCAGCAGGCACACGGGGAGGGCCCCGCGCGACGGTTCGCGCGGGGCCCTCCCCTTCTCGTTCTCGGCGCCCGGAGAGGGCGCCGATGGTTCACACGTCGAGGTGTGCCAGGTGGGCGTGCGTCTCGATGAACTCGCGGCGCGGCGGGACCTCGGTGCCCATCAGGATCTCGAACGTCTCGCTCGCCTCCAGCACGTCGTCGATGGTCACGCGCTTGAGCACGCGGGTCTCGGGGTTCATGGTGGTCTCCCAGAGTTGCTCGGCGTTCATCTCGCCGAGGCCCTTGAAGCGCTGGATCTCGTACTTGCGGTCCTTGTACTGCCGCTGCAACTGGGCGAGCGCCCCCTCGTCGTAGACGTACTGCATCTCCTTCTGACGCGGCAGGCGGAGGCCGTAGAGGGGCGGTTGCGCGATGTAGAGGTAGCCGGCGTCGATGAGGGGCCGCATGTAGCGGTAGAAGAACGTGAGGAGCAGCGTGCGGATGTGCGAGCCGTCGACGTCGGCGTCCGTCATGATGATGATCCGGTGGTAGCGGACCTCGTCGATGTTGAAGTGGGCGTCGTCGCCCGTGCCCTCGACGCCCGCGCCTATGGCGGCGATCATGGCCCGGATCTCGGCGTTCTTGAGGATCTTGGCGAGGTTGGCCTTCTCGACGTTGAGGATCTTGCCCCTCAGCGGCAGGATGGCCTGGAAGCGGCGCTCGCGACCCTGCTTGGCGGTGCCGCCGGCCGAATCGCCCTCCACAATGTAGACCTCGCTCACTGACGGGTCGGACGACTGGCAGTCGGCCAGCTTGCCGGGCAGGTCGTCGTTGTCGAGCGGGTTGGCGCGGCGCACCAGGTCGCGCGCCTTCCGGGCCGCCTCGCGGGCGCGCGCCGCCTGGGTGGCCTTCTCGATGATGGCTCGGCCCGTCTTGGGGTTCTCCTCGAGCGCCTCGGTGAGCTTCTCGTACACCACGCTGTTCACGGCCGTCTGCGCCTCGGCGTTGAGGAGCTTGACCTTGGCCTGCGACTCGAACTGCGGCTCCGGCAGCTTGACGGAGATCACGCAGGCGATGCCCTCCAGGAAGTCGTCGCCGGTGGGGGGCGTGTCGCCCTTCTTGATGAGGTTCTTGGCCTTGGCGTAGTTGTTGAGCACGCGCGTGTAGGCGCTCTTGAACCCCGTGAGGTGCGTGCCGCCGTCGCGGTTGGTGATCATGTTGGCGTACGTGAGCACCGTCTGGCCGTAGCCCGTGGTGTGGGTCAGCCCGACGTCGACCTCCACGTCGTGAGCGCCCGAGTCGGTGGGCACGCTGGCCGTGCCCTTGATGACGACCGGCTTGTCGTAGAGGGCCGTGCCCTCGCGGGCGAGGAACGCCGCGTAGGCGCCGACGCCGCCGACCTCGTGGAAGGTCTCGGTCTTGGGGCTCGCGCCGCGCTTGTCGGTCAGCACGATCTTGACGCCGCCCGTGAGGTAGGAGAGCTCGCGCAGCCGGCGCCGCACGCGGGCGTAGTCGAAGCCCTCCACGTCCTTGAAGACGTGCTTGTCGGGGTGGAAGGTGACCTTGCTGCCGGATTCGCCCTGCGGGGCGGTGCCCACGACGTGCAGCGGCTCCACGACGACGCCGTCCTGGAAGCCGATGCGGTAGTGCTTGCCGTCGCGCTTGACCTCGGCCACGAACCAGTTGGATAGCGCGTTCACGACCGAGCTGCCAACGCCGTGCAGACCTCCCGAGACCTTGTATGCGCCCGCGTCGAACTTACCGCCGGCGTGGAGCTCGGTGAAGATGACCTCGATGGCGGGGCGCCCCTCGCGCTCCATGACGTCGACCGGGATGCCGCGCCCGTTGTCGGCGACGGAGGCCGAGCCGTCGGGTTCGAGCGTGACCTCCACCGTGTTCGCGAAGCCGGCGAGGCACTCGTCGATGGCGTTGTCGATGATCTCGGTGAGCAGCTGGTGGTAGCCGTCGACCCCGGTGCCGCCCTGGACGTACATGGCGGGGCGCTTGCGCACGCCGTCGAGCCCGCGCAGCACCTTGATGTTCTCGGCGGTGTAACCGTTGCCGGTACCGTTCTCGTGTTGACTCAAGACTACCTCCGCGGGCCGCCCGCCGGTCCCGGCGGGCCGCGCTGGGCCGTGAGCCCTGGCGCAGACCCTGCCCGGAGGACGCACCCCCGGAGCCCACACATCTTACCCTTCGGCACGAGCGTTGGTCAATCGATTTTGAGCGTCCAGGACAGGTTTTATGCCCACTTCGACACGGCCCTTCGGCTTGCGTCCGCGGCTTGGCGAGGCCTCAGGTCCGCGTCTGCCCCTCGCCGTCCACCAGGTACTTGTAGGTGACCAGCTGCTCGAGCCCCACCGGGCCGCGCGCGTGCAGTTTCTGCGTGCTGATGCCGATCTCTGCCCCGAAGCCGAACTCGAAGCCGTCGGTGAAGCGCGACGAGGCGTTCACCACGACCGCGGCCGCGTCCACCTCGCGCCGGAAGCGCTCGGCGCGGCCCAGGTCGCGGGTAAGGATGACCTCCGTGTGCTGCGTGCCGTAGCGCGCGATGTGACCGAGCGCCTCATCCAGGCTCGGCACGACCCGCACGGCCAGCTCCAGGCCGAGGAACTCCTCCGCCCACTGCGCCTCGCCGGCCGGCTCCATGTCGGGCACCAGCGCCCGGGCGGCAGCGCAACCGTACAGGCGCACGCCCTCGGCCCGCAGCCTGCCCGCGGCCGCGGGCAGGAAGGCGGGCGCCTCGGCCTCGTGGACCAGCAGGGTCTCGATGGCGTTGCAGACGCCGGGGCGCTGCACCTTGGAGTTGAGCACGATGGCGAGCGCCGATGGGAGGTCGGCGCCCTCGTCGACGTAGAGGTGACAGTTGCCGACGCCCGTCTCGATGACCGGCACCCGCGCCGTGTCGACCACGTGCCTGATGAGCCCGGCGCCGCCGCGCGGGATGACCAGGTCCACGTGGCCGCGGGCCCTGAGCAGGGCCGTGACCAGCTCGCGGTCGGGCGAGTCGATCAGTTGCACGGCGTCCGCCGGCGCCCCCGCCTCCGCCAGGGCGCCTCGCATCAGGTCGACGAGGGCCCGGTTGCTGGCGAGGGCGTTGGAGGATCCGCGCAACACGGCGGCGCTTCCCGCCTTGAGGGCGAGCACGGCAGCGTCGACCGTGACGTTCGGGCGCGACTCGTACACCATGCCGACGACCCCGAACGGCACCGTCACGCGCCGCAACCGCAGCCCCCGCTCGGTCTCCCACCCCGCCAACACCCTGCCGAGCGGATCCGGTAGGTCGGCAACCTGTTCGACGGCCCGCGCCATCGCCTCGAGGCGCTCGGGGGTGAGCGTGAGGCGGTCGACGAGAGCGGCGCTCGTCCCCCGCTCGCGCTCCGCCGCCACGTCGGCGGCGTTGGCCGCCAGCACCGCCGCCGCCCCCGCCCGCAGGGCCGCCGCCACGGCGAGAAGCGCGGCGCGCCGGTCGGCCGCCTGGAGCCGACGGGCGGCCGTGCGGGCGGCGGCGAGCAGGGGCGCGAGCGCGGCGTCCGCCGCCGACGCGGCGCCCGCGCCGGGCGCCGTCCCGGTCCCCCTTACCGGCGCCCCACCGCCCGCGACTCCCCCGTCGGCGGTCCGCACGACCTCGCTCCCTGCAGCGTCGACGTTCATGCGCGACTATACCCAACACGGGCGGCCCGCCCCGTCGGCGTTAAGGTGACGCATGAGCTTGTCACGAGAGAACAGCGGCGGGCGCCTGGCCATCGTCACGGGCGCGGGCGGCGATCTGGCGGGCACGGTGGTGCCGCGCCTAGTGGAGCAGGGGTGGCGTGTCGCCCTGACGACCAGGCCCGGCTCGGAGGCGAGGACGACGGCGCGCTACTCCGACCTGGGGGTGCCGGCAGAGCGGTTGCACGCCTTCGGCGTCGACCTCGCCGCGAGCGCGTCCGTCGAGGTGGGCTTCGAGGCCATCCGCGCCGCCATGGGCACGCCGGCGGCGCTGGTGCACCTAGCGGGACGCTTCGAGGGCGGGCCCCGGCCGGACGCGTCGGTGGCCGACGCGGCCGCCGTGCTCGAGAGGACCCTCGACGGCAACCTCCGCAGCGCCGCCTACGCCGTCGCCGCCGTCCTCCCGGCCATGCTGGCCGCGGGCACAGGCGCCATCGTCGCCGTCGGGGCGGCGGCGGGGACCTCCCCCGCTCCCGGCTCGGTGGCGTACGCCGCCGCCAAGGCGGCGCTGGCGGCCTACCTCCGCTCCGTGGCCGCGCAGGCCGGCAAGGGCGGCGTCAGCGTGGGGCTCGTCGTGCCACAGGGGGCGTTCGACACGCCAGGCAACCGGGCGGCGATGCCGAAGGCCGACCCGGAGGGCTGGATCTCGCCGGTGGCGTTCGCGGAGGCCGTCGAGTTCCTCCTCGCGCGCGGACCGCGAGGCATGGTGCACGAGCTGCCGCTCAGCGCCCACTGAGGGCAGCCGCGGCGCCGGCTCAGCCGGGACCGCCGTGAGTGAACACGCCGCCCTTCATGGTGGCCACCACCTGCAGCCCGTCGAGCGACACGAGCGGGTCGTGATCGAGCACCACGAGGTCGGCGTCGTATCCCACCTTGAGGGCCCCGGAGCGCCCCTCCGCCCCTATCGCCCAGGCCGCCCCGGTCGTGTACGCGGCCAGGGCCGCGTCGGGCGAGATGGCCTCCGTCGCCGGCAGGCGCCTGCCGGCGGCGTCGGTGCGGCGGCAGGCGGCCCGCAACCCGTCGAACACGCCCGGCGGCGCCACCGGCGTGTCCGACCCGAACGCCAACACCGCGCCCGCCGCCGCCAGGGAGCGCAGCGGGTAGGCGCGCTCCAGCCGGTCCGGTAGGAGCGCCTTGATGGACGCGATGTCGAAGGTCAGGTGGACGGGCTGCATGGACGCCACCACGCCGAGCCGCCCGGCGCGCGCCACGTCGACCGGGTGCATGTGCTGGGCGTGCTCGAGCCGAGGGCGCAGCCCCGCGGCCAGCCACTGCGCCCGCGTGGCCTCGAAGGCGTCGAGGGTGGCGCGCGTCGCGGCGTCGCCGATGGCGTGGACGACCGGGGTGAGCCCGGCGGCGAGCGCGAGCGGCACGCGCTCGCGCAGCACCTCTGGGCCGTCCATGGCCATCCCGACCCCGTCCGTTCCGGCGTACGGCTCGAGCATCCAGGCGGTCCGGCTGCCGAGGGCGCCGTCGGCGAAGAACTTGGCGCCCCCCACGCGGAAGCCCGCGCCACCCTGGCCGGTGGCGAGCCCGATCGCCGCCGCCGCCTCGATGTCCTGCTGCGGGATGCAGGCCCACACGCGCAGCTCGTAGGCGTCGTCGCTCGCCACCAGCGCCAGCTCGCGCCAGAGGGCGGCGCCCTCGGCCGCCATGTGGTGCACGGTGGTTATCCCGAGCGAGGCGAGGTGACGCCCGGCCCGCACCAGCGCCGCGCGCAGGGCCTCCCGCGTGGGCGCCGGCACCGCGCCTTCGACGAGGTCGACGGCGTGCTCGAGCAACAGGCCCGTCGGCTCGCCCCCCTCGTCACGGATCACGGCGCCGCCCTCGCCGCCGCCGGTGGCGGTGCTCACGCCCGCCGCGGTCAGCGCCGCAGCGCTCGCCCACGCCGAGTGGTGGTCCTGGCTGTGAACGAGCACCTTGCGGCCGGCCGCTGCCGCCTCGAGCGTGGCGCGTTCCTCGGCGCCGATGGTCGCCAGGCCCCAACGCTGCAGCCCGAGGCCTGTCGCGATGACCCAGTCACCCTCGCCGGCGGCGCGCCGCCGCAGGAGCTCCGCGGCGGACGCCAGGCTCGTGGTGGCGCTCAGGTCGAGGTAGTCGAGCTCGAGGCCGTGACGCGTGAGGTGCAGGTGCGCGTCGTGGAAGCCCGGCATGATGCACGCCGAGCCGAAGTCGAGGACGGTGGCGCCCCGGCCGGCCGCGTCGTGGAGGTCGGCGGGTTCGCCCACGGCGACGACCCTGCCACCCGCCAGCGCCACCCCATGGGCGCGCGGCCGCGCCGGGTCCATGGTGAGGACCGATCCGTACAGGACGGTGTCGGCGCGCGGCACTCAGCGACCCTCGAAGCGCGGCGCGCGCTTCTCCCTGAAGGCCGTCACCCCCTCGCGCGCGTCACCGGAGGCAGCGGCCTCCGACTGCGCGCGCGCTTCCAACGCGAGCTGCGCCTCGAGGTCGTTCGCGGCCGCGGCCCGCAACTCCTCCTTCACCAGGGCGTAGGCTCGGGTCGGCCCACGCGCGATGGTCACGAGCTCCGCCATCACCTCGAGGTCGAAGCTCTCGTGCGAGATGACACGCTCCACGAGGCCGATGCGCAGGGCCTCGGCGGCGTCGACCCGGCGGTTGCCGAGCGCCAGCTCGTAGGCCCGGCCGGGCCCCACCAGGCGCGGCAGGAAGTAGCTCGCGCCGGCGTCGAGCGCGAGACCGATGCCCGTGAAGCCGAGCGCGAACGTGGCGGTGGCGGACGCGATCCTCAAGTCGCACGCGAGCGCCAGGCTGAGACCCGCGCCGGCCGCGACGCCGTTGACGCCGGCCACCACGGGCTTGGGGAGGGCCGCGATGGCCCGCACCACCGGGTGGTAGCTCTCCTCGAGCACCCGGCCGATGTCGGCGTCGAGTGGGGTGGCGCCAAGGTCGGCGCCCGCGCAGAAGCCGCGCCCGTTGCCGGTGATGAGGACCGCCCTGACGGTGTCCGCGGCGGCCTCGCCGGTCAGGACCTGGGCCAGCTCGCCCAGGAGGGTGCGGTCGAGGGCGTTGAGGACGTCGGGGCGGTTCAGGCCCACGCGCAGCGCGCCGCCCTGCTCCTCTAGGGTCACGGATTGGTAGCTCATGTCGGGCTCCTTGGGGTTGCTGACAGCCTAGCAGGCGGCGGGGAGCCGTCAGGGTGCCAGACCGCCGCTCGCGAGGGCAACGATCACGTCGAAGTCGTCCGGCCGTTCGGCGTCGTCGAGCGCGGCGCGGTTGCGGACGAGCGCGCCGCAGCTCCGGCAGCGGTGGACGACCACCCACCCCTTCTTGGCGTTGTGTTCGACCGCGACGGGTTCGAGCACGCCGCGGCACGGGTTGGCGCGGTCACCGGGGTTGACGTCGACGTGGAGGGAGTGGAGGCAGTAGGGGCAGTGGTTGCGGTAGCCCCCGCCCTGGAGCGGCGGCACGGTGGCGCCGCACTCCACGCACGTGAACGGCTGGTTGGCCCCGCGACCCGTGAAGCGCTTCACGTGACGAGCATAGCCAAAGCGCCGTGGCGCCCCGTCGCCCACGGAGCACGGCCGCGGCTAAGATGGGCGCGTGACCGCCCCCAGCCGCGCCGCCGGGAACCGGCGCAGGCGCTGACCGTGGAGTTGTTGCGCGCCGGCGCCGTCGCGGTGGGCGCGGCGGGAGCGGAGTTGGTGGCCGGCCTCGACCTCCGGTTGGCGACCGGCGACCGCCTGGGGCTCGTCGGGCCGAACGGCAGCGGCAAGAGCACGCTGCTCCGCGTGCTGGCGGGGGTGGCGGCCCCGCTCGACGGGCGAGTGGCGCGCCCGCCTGGCGTTCGCGTCGGGCTGTTGCCGCAGTCCGTGGCGGCGCTGCCCGGCCGCACGGTGACCGAGGTCCTCCGAGCGGCCACGCTACGGGCCCGCGAGCTCGAGGCGCGCCTGCGGGAGTCGGAGACGCGCCTCGCCTTTGGCGGCACCGCCGACGACGCGGTGGAGCACGCCGCGCTCGCCGCCGAGTTCGACCGGGCGGGGGGCTACGGCGCGGAGGCGGCGGCGCGGGAGGTGGCGGCCGCCCTCGGCTTCCGCGCCGGCGGGCGCGACCTCACGTGCGCGGAGCTGTCTCCCGGTGAGCGGCGCCGCCTGCAGTTGGCCGTGACCCTGGCCGCGGCACCCGACGTCCTGCTGCTGGACGAGCCCACCAATCACCTCGACCTGACGGCGCGCGAGTGGCTGACGCGCCGCCTCGGAGCGTACGCGGGCGCCGTCGTCGTGGTCAGTCACGACCGCGCCCTCCTCGACGCGGCCACGACCCGCACGCTCTTCCTGGCCGAGGGACGCGCCTGGCACGAGCCCGGCCCCTACTCCCTGGCGCGCCGCCGCCGCGACGCGGCCGTCGGCGCCGGGCACAAGCGCGCCCGCGAACTGGAACGGGACGCGCGGCGCCTCGAGCGGATGGCGGTGGAGCTCGCCGCCTTCGGTCGCAAGGCCGCGGCCCGCCGCCGCCGCGCCGAGCGCGACGGCCGGGCGCTGCGCGTCGAGGCGCGGGTCGCGGCGCCCGCTGAGCGCGTCGCCCCGCCGCAGCTCGCGCCTCGCCAGGCGCCATCCACCCGCCTGCGGGCGGCGGGCGGCGAGACGCTCGTGACCGTCCGTCACCTGGCGGCGGAGGGCCTCCTGAGCGACGTCGGACTCGAGCTGCGCCGCGGCGAGCGCGTGGTTCTCGTGGGCCCGAACGGGAGCGGCAAGAGCACCGTCCTGAGGGCAGTGGCCGGAGACCTGACGGGCCTCGGCCCGCGCGCCGAGCTCGACTACCTTCCGGGCGTCAAGTTGCGCGTGGTGGATCAGCTCGACAGGGGACTGACCCCGGGCGTGCCGCTGCTCGAGCAGGTGGCGGCGGCGGTGGGCGAGGCGGCGGGGCGGCGCCTGCTCGCGGACGCCGGAGTGCCGGCGCGCACCTGGGAGCTGACTCCCGAGCAGGTCTCGGGTGGCGAGAGGATCCGGGCGGGACTCGCCCTGGCGTTCGCCCACCCCGCCGACCTCTGGCTGCTGGACGAGCCTACGAACGACCTCGACCTGGCGGCGGTCGAGGCCCTGGAGACGCAGCTGACGGCGATGCTGGCCGGCGGCTCGGCCGCCCTGCTGCTGGTCACCCACGACCGGCGCTTGGCCGAGAGGGTGGCGGACGAGGCGTGGTCGGTGGTCGACGGTAGCCTGCTCCGATACCGGGACGTGGGCGCCTACCTGCGAGGGGAGCACGAGCCGGACGCCCCCGTTCCTCCCGCCGTGGCCACGACGACCGTCGCCACGACGGCCGTCGCCTGGGCCGACCCGCCGGGCGTGGCGGAGACCCATCCGCCGGCCGCGGCGGCGGCCGTGGCGCGGCGACCCCGGCC
This region includes:
- a CDS encoding SDR family NAD(P)-dependent oxidoreductase, with product MSLSRENSGGRLAIVTGAGGDLAGTVVPRLVEQGWRVALTTRPGSEARTTARYSDLGVPAERLHAFGVDLAASASVEVGFEAIRAAMGTPAALVHLAGRFEGGPRPDASVADAAAVLERTLDGNLRSAAYAVAAVLPAMLAAGTGAIVAVGAAAGTSPAPGSVAYAAAKAALAAYLRSVAAQAGKGGVSVGLVVPQGAFDTPGNRAAMPKADPEGWISPVAFAEAVEFLLARGPRGMVHELPLSAH
- a CDS encoding ABC-F family ATP-binding cassette domain-containing protein; amino-acid sequence: MELLRAGAVAVGAAGAELVAGLDLRLATGDRLGLVGPNGSGKSTLLRVLAGVAAPLDGRVARPPGVRVGLLPQSVAALPGRTVTEVLRAATLRARELEARLRESETRLAFGGTADDAVEHAALAAEFDRAGGYGAEAAAREVAAALGFRAGGRDLTCAELSPGERRRLQLAVTLAAAPDVLLLDEPTNHLDLTAREWLTRRLGAYAGAVVVVSHDRALLDAATTRTLFLAEGRAWHEPGPYSLARRRRDAAVGAGHKRARELERDARRLERMAVELAAFGRKAAARRRRAERDGRALRVEARVAAPAERVAPPQLAPRQAPSTRLRAAGGETLVTVRHLAAEGLLSDVGLELRRGERVVLVGPNGSGKSTVLRAVAGDLTGLGPRAELDYLPGVKLRVVDQLDRGLTPGVPLLEQVAAAVGEAAGRRLLADAGVPARTWELTPEQVSGGERIRAGLALAFAHPADLWLLDEPTNDLDLAAVEALETQLTAMLAGGSAALLLVTHDRRLAERVADEAWSVVDGSLLRYRDVGAYLRGEHEPDAPVPPAVATTTVATTAVAWADPPGVAETHPPAAAAAVARRPRPGWSDPALL
- a CDS encoding amidohydrolase is translated as MPRADTVLYGSVLTMDPARPRAHGVALAGGRVVAVGEPADLHDAAGRGATVLDFGSACIMPGFHDAHLHLTRHGLELDYLDLSATTSLASAAELLRRRAAGEGDWVIATGLGLQRWGLATIGAEERATLEAAAAGRKVLVHSQDHHSAWASAAALTAAGVSTATGGGEGGAVIRDEGGEPTGLLLEHAVDLVEGAVPAPTREALRAALVRAGRHLASLGITTVHHMAAEGAALWRELALVASDDAYELRVWACIPQQDIEAAAAIGLATGQGGAGFRVGGAKFFADGALGSRTAWMLEPYAGTDGVGMAMDGPEVLRERVPLALAAGLTPVVHAIGDAATRATLDAFEATRAQWLAAGLRPRLEHAQHMHPVDVARAGRLGVVASMQPVHLTFDIASIKALLPDRLERAYPLRSLAAAGAVLAFGSDTPVAPPGVFDGLRAACRRTDAAGRRLPATEAISPDAALAAYTTGAAWAIGAEGRSGALKVGYDADLVVLDHDPLVSLDGLQVVATMKGGVFTHGGPG
- a CDS encoding enoyl-CoA hydratase/isomerase family protein; amino-acid sequence: MSYQSVTLEEQGGALRVGLNRPDVLNALDRTLLGELAQVLTGEAAADTVRAVLITGNGRGFCAGADLGATPLDADIGRVLEESYHPVVRAIAALPKPVVAGVNGVAAGAGLSLALACDLRIASATATFALGFTGIGLALDAGASYFLPRLVGPGRAYELALGNRRVDAAEALRIGLVERVISHESFDLEVMAELVTIARGPTRAYALVKEELRAAAANDLEAQLALEARAQSEAAASGDAREGVTAFREKRAPRFEGR
- a CDS encoding RNHCP domain-containing protein, with the protein product MKRFTGRGANQPFTCVECGATVPPLQGGGYRNHCPYCLHSLHVDVNPGDRANPCRGVLEPVAVEHNAKKGWVVVHRCRSCGALVRNRAALDDAERPDDFDVIVALASGGLAP